GAAGCGCTTTACTGTGGGGGTGGTATGGGGACTTTAAATTAttcacttaaataaaaacaagggagggctggagagagcccccccaaccccaagcccctgctccctctgtccaTCTGTCCCTTGGCTGTTGGTCCGGGCAGCAGCTACACAGGCATGGGCATCTCGTTGTACTCGTCCACGCCCTCCCGCTCATCGAACACTGGCTCCGCCTCATTCGCATCCAgctgtgggggggcggggaacaaGGAGGCTGAGCCTGACTTCAGCCTGGGCAGGGACCCCAGAGGCGGAcggggggccaggggaggggcaggaggcctTACGCATTTCATCTCTCGCTCTGTGAAGATGCGCGTGAGCACCACCATGCGAAGGGGCACCGTGAGGATGAGGATGAAAGGGAAGGCCAGGGAGGCGGCCGTGGACATGACTGCCCAGAGCAGGGCCAAGCACAGCAGCTGCAGGGCTGTGAACAGGTGCATTCGGAGGGTCCGAACCTGGGGGTGGGTGCGATACGACAGGTGAGCCCAGGCTTCTCCCCAGCGCTGGAGGGCCCTGGTCCCCGGAGGGCCACATGGTCTGCCACCTCTGGAAGACAGGTGGCCCTTTCTCCCTCCGTGGGGATGGGGATGGAAGTGCCTTTTTGGGGGCTTACCAAAGCCAGGTCCCCACAGACCAAAcgggggctggagagggagccCCGCAGGCCAGGAGGGGGCGGAGGCGTGAGGCTCTTCCAAGTGGGGTCTTACCTTCTTGACGTAGGTCACATCTGGGTGGTGTTTGGGGGGCATGAGCAGCAGGTGGAGCCGCTCGTAGAACTGGATCCCGTTAAGGGAGGTGACTCCCATGTACAGAAAGATTCCAAAGAGCACAGCCAGGGGGATCTGCCGGAGCAGATCCCCGATAACCAAGGAGAGAcctgggggaggaaagggagcagCAGCTGGCCCCggtgctccccacccctgcagacCGCTCCGGGCAGGGGTAGAGCGAGAGCGGAACTCACCTACAAGCAGGGCAACCAGCAGCCCAGTTACCCGCTGCTCCTTGACCTCCTGGATCTTGGGCTTGTCCCCAGGCGCCACAGCCTTGCTCATCACGGTGAGCGCGTTGGCGTGAGTGACGGAGCGCACGGTGGCAGCAGCCAGCCAGGGCAGGCCAAAGAGGGCACAGATGCCGCCCATGGCCACGATGAGCAGCAGGTCCAGGTGGAAGCCGGAGCCCTTCTGCAGCATCCGCTCCTTCTTGGAGATGATCAGCCTGGTGGGGACAGGCGCGCCCTGACGCCCAGCCCGGCAGACCACCGGGTCTCCCCAGAGCACCCAGTCAGGAACCGCTGTCTGCTTCTGGAACCCGGCCGCCCATTCCGTCAGGAAGAGTTTTGTCCTGAGGCAAGGCCCACCCTGTGCCGCCCTCTGCGGTTCAGGACCGCTTCCAACCTCCACTGTGCCCATCCCAGCAAACATCAGAAGAACGTTCTACTGCCTACAGAAtaaattccaggggtgcctgggaggcgcTGCTGGTTAAACGTCCGACTCtccgttttggctcaggtcgtgatgccagggttgtgagatcgagctcagCTCGGAGTCTGTCTGAgctgctttccctcttcccctgcccctcccccgcgtgctcgctctcaaataaataagcgaatctataaaaaggtaaataaattctAGGGGCCAGCTTGGCACCCTGAGCTTCCCTCACTCAGTCCCCCGCAGTGGCTGGCCTTGCTGGGGTTCCAGCCCTTCCACAAACAGAGCTGTTCTGTCTGCGGAGCACCCCACTGGGCCAGGACCACTCACGTGGTGATCTGTGTCTCCATGAAGATCAGAATGAAAACCAGGATAGCCGGTAGCAGGCTGGCAACCATCATCCACACGGGGAAGGAACTGTTCTCCCCTAGGGGGTTGATGACCCAGCCCCGCTTCTCTGGGGCTGTCACGGAGACGCCACTGGGCACGCTCAGCTTCTGGAGGGCAGAGAGTGGGGCTGAGGGCTGGTGAACTGTGGAGGGGAAGCCCCGAGGGGCACAGGACAGGGCGAATACCGAGGGCGTGCTGCAGAAGAGGCCTGGGGTCCACACAGGTAAGAGGCAGCTCTGGGGTTGGGCCGGAAGGGAAGAGCTGGAGCCCGGCGCCAGGTGGCAGCTCCTCGCCAGACCATGAGCTCAGGCTCACCTGGGTATAGGTGTCCTCAATGCTGTAATCCACCAGCACCATGATGAGGATCGCGATGGGCACCCCAAAGTCCCCAATCACCCGCCGCACCTGTGGGCAAGCAGCGTGCTCAGAGGCCCCTGCCCCGCTCCAGCCCTGACTCAGTCACCCCTTCCGGCCTCCCACGCCCCCCACCTCGCTCCCTCTGGCATTTCAGCCCACACACCCGGCCAGGGAAGAACCGGCTATTCTTGAATTTGCGCAGGAAAAAAGCGATAAAGAAGGTGCCGGCCATGAGCACCAGCGACAGCAGGGCAGTGTTGGGCTGACCCCGGGGCCTCCCCTGCCCGGCTGGGCCCACAGAGCTCCCGTTCCCCGGTCCCAGCGCGGCTCCTGTCGCACGCCACGTGCTGTTCTCGCTGCTGTCCGCCTCAGAGCTGTTGGCGACCAAACAGCCGTGGAGGGGGTGCTCCTGGAAGATCTAGGGAGAGGACAGAAGGCTCCGTCAGCCCAAGCGGAGAGATTTCTGGGCGCGGACGTATGCTGAGTGGGGTAGGCAGGGTAGGAGATGGCAGGTCTGGCCTTAAGGggcttgttttttggtttctaattttatttattaatttgacagagagagagagagagagagcatgcacacaagcagagggaggggcagagggagagggagaagcagactccccgcggagcagggaacccaacacacggcttgatcccaggaccctgagatcatgacctgagcagaaggcagaggcttgacccactgagccacccaggcgccccagggcttGTCTTGTTGATCAAGAAAATGACTGGTGACCAGATGTGAGCAAGGGAAAGGGGATTCAGGCAGCTGGGGGGTGGCTGCAGCCACCCGGATACGGGGAGGGCCAGGATACGGGGAGCAGAGGCCCACGAGGCCGTGTCCTCTCCGAAGCCTGACATGGCCCGGCTCTGAGGCCCAGACCGTGACTGTGTGTGTCATCTCATGGGCCTTCCTCTTTGACACTTCGGGACTGTCCGCCACTTTAACAAAAGAATGTGTTACCTTTGTTATTAAATACGTGAGTTTTTAAGATCGACCTGAAGTCCCAGGATGCATGTTGGTGCCAGAGAGGGCGGAGAGGGGCCAGAAGGAAGAACCAGCCCGTGCTCCGTGGGCTCCTTGGCCCGCAGCCCAGGGGAGCTCCGGGCAAGCCTGGGACTTCCCACCCCAAAGCGAGAGTGAGAGTGAGGTAGAAGGCGCCCCAGCTCCCCGCCAGCCTCAAGGTCTCACCACTCCTGACCCAGCTCTCCCAGCAGGGCCTGCTCACCTTAACCAGCTTGAAGAACGTCTCGTAGATGAAGATGAGGGAGATGAGGAAGGCAAAGATCTCCTGGGTAAAACGGGACACGAAGCGCACCAGGAAGCTCCCCTCCAGGGCCACCATGAGCAGGGCCAGGAGCACCAGCCAGAAGCCGATCCACACGCGGCCCACCAGGTACTCTAGGTTGTTGCTGCTGCAgaactgggggcggggggcgccatCCAGTCAGGGCCCAGAGCCCGGGGCCTAACCGTGTGGGCCTGTCCGGGGAATGGGGCAGGAAGAGCCAGCCCCCCACCAGCCTGTGGGCCCTTACCGAGAAGAAGGCTTCCTCGAAGACCAGCAGGGGCCCGGAGAAGCCGATCACCAGCAGCGGCTGGGCCCCCAGCAGGCAGAAGACCACGCCCTGGAGCGCCGTAGACATGATCAGCTCTGACACCCCAATCAGGTCCTGAGTCTTCTCTCCTGGGGCGGCAGGACGCGGCTCAGGCGTGGGCAGCCGGGGCCGGGACGTACCCTGCCTGCGTGGCCGGCATCCCAAAGCCTCGCCTTACCCAGCAGCCCCCCGAAGGTGATGGCAGGAGACAGGGCGGCGAAGTAGATGAAGATGACAGCAGCCAGGCACTGGGGGTCGAGCGCGTCCCGAAAGTCGCTCAGGTAGTGGGGATAGCGGCGCCGCACATCTCGGATCAGGCCCCCGAAGGGCCGGCCCGTCCGCCGGAGGGGATCGTCTTCCACTGCATCTACCACCTCTACCATCTGCAGGAGCGCTGCAACCCAGGCCTCCGTCAGGGCACCCGCCACGGCCCCTCTGTGCTCGGCCCCTCCTCCATGCTCATCCGGACCACCCAGCCCCGAGCCCCCGCAGGCAGCGGCTCCCGGCCCCCGGGCCCGTACCCTTCTCCTGTGCTGACTTGGGCTCCAGTCCAGCCCCAGGGGGCAACAGCCGGCCCTGCTCCTCCCGCTTCTTGAGCATCTGGCGTTGGAAGTGGGCGACGGAGCGCAGCAGCTCCTCGCCCTGCACTTCCGAGGGCGGCAGCACCACGCTGCAGTCCAGGAAGGCGTTGATGGCGGCCAGCAGGTCCTCCCGCTCGTCGGCCAGGTAGGCTGCCTCGTGGAATTGCTGCCAAAGCAGGCCCGGGGCCGGTGAGGGTGCGGGGCGAGGGCCAGGGGTCCCGGAGCGGGGCCGAGGCATGTCCCCACGGGCACTGGGCAGGGCCTGACCTTGTCGGACATGAGCGTGGAGATGGAGCGGCCGATCTCGTGGTAGTCCATGTTGGCGCTGCTCGGgcccagaagcaggaagaggaagcGCACGGGCACGGGTACCTCCAGCACCGCGTCCAGCTCCACGGCCTCCCGCAGCCGCACGAAGGCCATGGTGGGGCGGGACAGGAACTCTACGCAGCCTAGGGGCGGGGGTGCCATCGTGGGCTAAGGGAGGGCACGGACCAGCCCCCCCAGACCCCCAGCTGCCAGCCCCAAGGTGGCACCGAGGCAGGCCGGGCTGTCGACACCTCCCACCCACAAGACCTGCCACGTACCCACAAGACCTGCCCACGTACCCACAAGGACCACTGTGGCCTCGGCGTTCTCGGGGATCTTCTCCAGGAGCTTCAGTTCGTGCTTGGACTTGGAGCGCGTGATGCCCGCCGGTGGGGCTGAGGGTGGCAGCTCCCGCTGGGGAAGCCAAAGAACAGAGCTcagcccagccaggcccccccACCGTAGGCTCCCCGCCGCCCCACAGTCCCCCGACCCCGCACAGTCCCCCCACCGCATCTCCACGCTGGGATCACGCACACTACCTGGCCGCCCACGCTAGCGGCCGAGAGCTGAACCAGCCAGTGCCAGCCCTCACCTCTCGTTCCACCTCGAGCCGAGTCTCGGGGACACCTCCGATGAGAGGCTCGGTGACATGGGGATCACTCTCGGCCCCCTGGCCGTGGTGATGGCCCAGCAGGGAGCCAAGGGAGCCGGCTGAGATGTTTCGTGGGAAGGAGAAGTCCTTCTCGTCACTCGGGTGGCTGGCAGAGCGGGGGGCGGTGAGGGACGGAGCGCCGTGGTCAcggcgcggggcgggcgggcaGGGGCGGCAGGGGCGGCTCACCTGTGTTTCAGGAGCAGGGCCCGCAGCACGTTGGCTCTGTCCTCGGCCTTGATCTGGTCGGAGATGACCATCTGCTCCACCACCTGGTGGGCCACCCCGGGCAGGGTCTGCTGGTCCAGGTCCAAAAGCACGGCCCCTGGAGGAAGGATGGCATGGACGGGCCTCCCCCCCAGGCACGAAGTGAGGGCAgcgggtgggagggagggggaaccGGGGATGAGGGGGCGCCCAGGTAAGCACAGTCCAGGGACGGAGCACTGGCCTAGAGACCAGTGAGCGGCGCTCAAGACCCGAGCCCCATCACGTCTCTGACCCGTCCTGTCCGTTCCTTCCGAGCCTCTCTCCCACAGGGATGTGGTGGGGCTCGGCAAAGGCCACCGAGGCAGGGCCCTCCCAGAGGCCCCTTCCAAGAAGCACGCAGCGCTCCGCTGGGGCGCACCAGGCTGTCCACTCAGGGCTCACTCGGTGAGTCACATGCTGCCTCCTCTATGTCCATTCTAGGGTCCTAGTTCTGCCCTCCAAACATGACACGGCCCATCTGTGGCCTTGAGCCATCGGAAGATGTCAGCCTCTAGCCTGGCCTCCTAGACTTCCCCCAAGTCCAACAGCTGCTCATGGGACAGTTTCCAGATCTTTCCACTGGTCACTGCTCTGAATTactattttatatagaaatggAAATCCTTTCAAAAGTGACCAGATCATCTTTCTGTCGAGGTCAACTTGTAGGAACGCAGAACTAGACAACAAACAGAACCATTTAAACGAaaacggggggcgcctgggggcctccatcagttaagtgtctgccttcagctagggtcctgggatcgagcccctcggctgggggcctgcttctccctctgcctctgcccctcccccttgctggttCTCTGCCCCCGTGAGAGAGACccatggtctctctcaaataaaatctaaaaaaaaaaaaaaaaaggagtgtaaCAACTAACAGAACCAAAGGGCCCTGAGCAGCCGAAACAGAGGTCACAAAGCCCAGCAACAAGGCATGTGCATGTTGGCGTCTTACGCAAAGCCTGACAGCTTCCCTCAGAGCCCATTTACTCCTGGTTCTAAAGCAGTTCTGACAGCGGGTTTCTGAGTCCTCAGCTGCCTTCTCACAGCAACTGGGAGTGACTTCTCCAAAGGGAAGGAGAtaacagacacagacacagagcagaAACATCAGAGACCTCAAAGAGTCTGATATCTTGGTCATAGCCCTGGGGGCACCAGGCTAGCTCAGTCGCAAAAGCATGTAACTCCtgacctcggggttgtgagttcgagccccacgacGGCTGTACAGacgacttaaaaataaaatgctaaaaagaaaaaaaccaaaaaccgaAAAACGGCACTTTACATAGGCCTACAGATTAGATTAGATCACTTCAGAAAAATTTCCATCgacattctttaaaaacatgtcaCCATCCCAAACATACCAGCTCAGGTTATCTGAAAACATCACTTTAAGGAGCCATTTGCTAAAAATGCCAGATAAGAGAGCGGTGTCAACCCTGCCCTGCAGTCACCAATGACAGAGCCCAGCCAATGACAGGCTATGTGACGTCAGGAGACGAGGAGGC
This genomic stretch from Mustela erminea isolate mMusErm1 chromosome 11, mMusErm1.Pri, whole genome shotgun sequence harbors:
- the SLC4A2 gene encoding anion exchange protein 2 isoform X4; its protein translation is MERKTLNTTASPPTTSITRCPPTLPHQEAAPRASRGAQTGVPVEEAATAMASGTAGGDDGGASARPLTKAQPGHRSYNLQERRRIGSMTGAEQALLPRVPTDESEAQTLATADLDLMKSHRFEDVPGVRRHLVRKNAKASGQGGREGREPGPTPRARPRAPHKPHEVFVELNELLLDKNQEPQWRETARWIKFEEDVEEETERWGKPHVASLSFRSLLELRRTLAHGAVLLDLDQQTLPGVAHQVVEQMVISDQIKAEDRANVLRALLLKHSHPSDEKDFSFPRNISAGSLGSLLGHHHGQGAESDPHVTEPLIGGVPETRLEVERERELPPSAPPAGITRSKSKHELKLLEKIPENAEATVVLVGCVEFLSRPTMAFVRLREAVELDAVLEVPVPVRFLFLLLGPSSANMDYHEIGRSISTLMSDKQFHEAAYLADEREDLLAAINAFLDCSVVLPPSEVQGEELLRSVAHFQRQMLKKREEQGRLLPPGAGLEPKSAQEKALLQMVEVVDAVEDDPLRRTGRPFGGLIRDVRRRYPHYLSDFRDALDPQCLAAVIFIYFAALSPAITFGGLLGEKTQDLIGVSELIMSTALQGVVFCLLGAQPLLVIGFSGPLLVFEEAFFSFCSSNNLEYLVGRVWIGFWLVLLALLMVALEGSFLVRFVSRFTQEIFAFLISLIFIYETFFKLVKIFQEHPLHGCLVANSSEADSSENSTWRATGAALGPGNGSSVGPAGQGRPRGQPNTALLSLVLMAGTFFIAFFLRKFKNSRFFPGRVRRVIGDFGVPIAILIMVLVDYSIEDTYTQKLSVPSGVSVTAPEKRGWVINPLGENSSFPVWMMVASLLPAILVFILIFMETQITTLIISKKERMLQKGSGFHLDLLLIVAMGGICALFGLPWLAAATVRSVTHANALTVMSKAVAPGDKPKIQEVKEQRVTGLLVALLVGLSLVIGDLLRQIPLAVLFGIFLYMGVTSLNGIQFYERLHLLLMPPKHHPDVTYVKKVRTLRMHLFTALQLLCLALLWAVMSTAASLAFPFILILTVPLRMVVLTRIFTEREMKCLDANEAEPVFDEREGVDEYNEMPMPV
- the SLC4A2 gene encoding anion exchange protein 2 isoform X2, which translates into the protein MDFLLRPQPEPESLGPGAPGFPEQEEDELHRTLGVERFEEILQEAGSRGGEEPGRSYGEEDFEYHRQSSHHIHHPLSTHLPPDTRRRKTPQGPGRKPRRRPGASPTGETPTIEEGEEDEDEASEAEGSRALTQPSPASTPSSVQFFLQEDEGADRKAERTSPSPPPPVPHQEAAPRASRGAQTGVPVEEAATAMASGTAGGDDGGASARPLTKAQPGHRSYNLQERRRIGSMTGAEQALLPRVPTDESEAQTLATADLDLMKSHRFEDVPGVRRHLVRKNAKASGQGGREGREPGPTPRARPRAPHKPHEVFVELNELLLDKNQEPQWRETARWIKFEEDVEEETERWGKPHVASLSFRSLLELRRTLAHGAVLLDLDQQTLPGVAHQVVEQMVISDQIKAEDRANVLRALLLKHSHPSDEKDFSFPRNISAGSLGSLLGHHHGQGAESDPHVTEPLIGGVPETRLEVERERELPPSAPPAGITRSKSKHELKLLEKIPENAEATVVLVGCVEFLSRPTMAFVRLREAVELDAVLEVPVPVRFLFLLLGPSSANMDYHEIGRSISTLMSDKQFHEAAYLADEREDLLAAINAFLDCSVVLPPSEVQGEELLRSVAHFQRQMLKKREEQGRLLPPGAGLEPKSAQEKALLQMVEVVDAVEDDPLRRTGRPFGGLIRDVRRRYPHYLSDFRDALDPQCLAAVIFIYFAALSPAITFGGLLGEKTQDLIGVSELIMSTALQGVVFCLLGAQPLLVIGFSGPLLVFEEAFFSFCSSNNLEYLVGRVWIGFWLVLLALLMVALEGSFLVRFVSRFTQEIFAFLISLIFIYETFFKLVKIFQEHPLHGCLVANSSEADSSENSTWRATGAALGPGNGSSVGPAGQGRPRGQPNTALLSLVLMAGTFFIAFFLRKFKNSRFFPGRVRRVIGDFGVPIAILIMVLVDYSIEDTYTQKLSVPSGVSVTAPEKRGWVINPLGENSSFPVWMMVASLLPAILVFILIFMETQITTLIISKKERMLQKGSGFHLDLLLIVAMGGICALFGLPWLAAATVRSVTHANALTVMSKAVAPGDKPKIQEVKEQRVTGLLVALLVGLSLVIGDLLRQIPLAVLFGIFLYMGVTSLNGIQFYERLHLLLMPPKHHPDVTYVKKVRTLRMHLFTALQLLCLALLWAVMSTAASLAFPFILILTVPLRMVVLTRIFTEREMKCLDANEAEPVFDEREGVDEYNEMPMPV
- the SLC4A2 gene encoding anion exchange protein 2 isoform X1, which produces MSSAPRRPASGADPFCPPEPESLGPGAPGFPEQEEDELHRTLGVERFEEILQEAGSRGGEEPGRSYGEEDFEYHRQSSHHIHHPLSTHLPPDTRRRKTPQGPGRKPRRRPGASPTGETPTIEEGEEDEDEASEAEGSRALTQPSPASTPSSVQFFLQEDEGADRKAERTSPSPPPPVPHQEAAPRASRGAQTGVPVEEAATAMASGTAGGDDGGASARPLTKAQPGHRSYNLQERRRIGSMTGAEQALLPRVPTDESEAQTLATADLDLMKSHRFEDVPGVRRHLVRKNAKASGQGGREGREPGPTPRARPRAPHKPHEVFVELNELLLDKNQEPQWRETARWIKFEEDVEEETERWGKPHVASLSFRSLLELRRTLAHGAVLLDLDQQTLPGVAHQVVEQMVISDQIKAEDRANVLRALLLKHSHPSDEKDFSFPRNISAGSLGSLLGHHHGQGAESDPHVTEPLIGGVPETRLEVERERELPPSAPPAGITRSKSKHELKLLEKIPENAEATVVLVGCVEFLSRPTMAFVRLREAVELDAVLEVPVPVRFLFLLLGPSSANMDYHEIGRSISTLMSDKQFHEAAYLADEREDLLAAINAFLDCSVVLPPSEVQGEELLRSVAHFQRQMLKKREEQGRLLPPGAGLEPKSAQEKALLQMVEVVDAVEDDPLRRTGRPFGGLIRDVRRRYPHYLSDFRDALDPQCLAAVIFIYFAALSPAITFGGLLGEKTQDLIGVSELIMSTALQGVVFCLLGAQPLLVIGFSGPLLVFEEAFFSFCSSNNLEYLVGRVWIGFWLVLLALLMVALEGSFLVRFVSRFTQEIFAFLISLIFIYETFFKLVKIFQEHPLHGCLVANSSEADSSENSTWRATGAALGPGNGSSVGPAGQGRPRGQPNTALLSLVLMAGTFFIAFFLRKFKNSRFFPGRVRRVIGDFGVPIAILIMVLVDYSIEDTYTQKLSVPSGVSVTAPEKRGWVINPLGENSSFPVWMMVASLLPAILVFILIFMETQITTLIISKKERMLQKGSGFHLDLLLIVAMGGICALFGLPWLAAATVRSVTHANALTVMSKAVAPGDKPKIQEVKEQRVTGLLVALLVGLSLVIGDLLRQIPLAVLFGIFLYMGVTSLNGIQFYERLHLLLMPPKHHPDVTYVKKVRTLRMHLFTALQLLCLALLWAVMSTAASLAFPFILILTVPLRMVVLTRIFTEREMKCLDANEAEPVFDEREGVDEYNEMPMPV
- the SLC4A2 gene encoding anion exchange protein 2 isoform X3: MTQPEPESLGPGAPGFPEQEEDELHRTLGVERFEEILQEAGSRGGEEPGRSYGEEDFEYHRQSSHHIHHPLSTHLPPDTRRRKTPQGPGRKPRRRPGASPTGETPTIEEGEEDEDEASEAEGSRALTQPSPASTPSSVQFFLQEDEGADRKAERTSPSPPPPVPHQEAAPRASRGAQTGVPVEEAATAMASGTAGGDDGGASARPLTKAQPGHRSYNLQERRRIGSMTGAEQALLPRVPTDESEAQTLATADLDLMKSHRFEDVPGVRRHLVRKNAKASGQGGREGREPGPTPRARPRAPHKPHEVFVELNELLLDKNQEPQWRETARWIKFEEDVEEETERWGKPHVASLSFRSLLELRRTLAHGAVLLDLDQQTLPGVAHQVVEQMVISDQIKAEDRANVLRALLLKHSHPSDEKDFSFPRNISAGSLGSLLGHHHGQGAESDPHVTEPLIGGVPETRLEVERERELPPSAPPAGITRSKSKHELKLLEKIPENAEATVVLVGCVEFLSRPTMAFVRLREAVELDAVLEVPVPVRFLFLLLGPSSANMDYHEIGRSISTLMSDKQFHEAAYLADEREDLLAAINAFLDCSVVLPPSEVQGEELLRSVAHFQRQMLKKREEQGRLLPPGAGLEPKSAQEKALLQMVEVVDAVEDDPLRRTGRPFGGLIRDVRRRYPHYLSDFRDALDPQCLAAVIFIYFAALSPAITFGGLLGEKTQDLIGVSELIMSTALQGVVFCLLGAQPLLVIGFSGPLLVFEEAFFSFCSSNNLEYLVGRVWIGFWLVLLALLMVALEGSFLVRFVSRFTQEIFAFLISLIFIYETFFKLVKIFQEHPLHGCLVANSSEADSSENSTWRATGAALGPGNGSSVGPAGQGRPRGQPNTALLSLVLMAGTFFIAFFLRKFKNSRFFPGRVRRVIGDFGVPIAILIMVLVDYSIEDTYTQKLSVPSGVSVTAPEKRGWVINPLGENSSFPVWMMVASLLPAILVFILIFMETQITTLIISKKERMLQKGSGFHLDLLLIVAMGGICALFGLPWLAAATVRSVTHANALTVMSKAVAPGDKPKIQEVKEQRVTGLLVALLVGLSLVIGDLLRQIPLAVLFGIFLYMGVTSLNGIQFYERLHLLLMPPKHHPDVTYVKKVRTLRMHLFTALQLLCLALLWAVMSTAASLAFPFILILTVPLRMVVLTRIFTEREMKCLDANEAEPVFDEREGVDEYNEMPMPV